The genomic stretch TGACAGCATATTTTGCACCTGCATTTTTTAGCCATCTCTTGGGTAAATGTCTTAGGCGCCAAAATCCTCTTCTTGAAGTATCGAAACTGGGCCTTGTGGTCTTGGGAACATTTGCACTTGTTTGGTGGCCATATCTCCACTCAATGGAAGCCTTTTTAAGGGTAAACAGCTGTGGCCaatttgcttttattttgcAATAACTTAACTTCATAGTTCTTTGTGGTACTTCTTTACAAGGATCGTGGTCCAGTACATAGATTAAATGGCTATCCATCCTTCTGTTTATGCCATGAATCTTTGGCTTGCCCTTTATGTCCTGCTATATTTATAACACAAAAGGAGAACTGAATTTGTTAACATTACATAcattgtttttatatatatcccaTTCATCCTGTTTAACAAGTTTGAGCAATTATGACcgagtacaaaaaaaaaaaaaggagcaatcTGTACTCAAGTATTTCAGATAATATGCAACAAGACTTTACATATTGGACAAACAGACAGGTGTACTACACATCTCTATCACTAATGCATGCAAAGAATATGTTTAGATCTCTATGTCAAGACaacaattttcatatatatgtcGTCATCATGTTGGTCAATTTATGTGGAAAGCAGAACAAGTACAGGTCTAAAGGGATATTATAAAAGTTGTTTTAAGAGGTTGAAGTGTTTTGAATTCATATGTCCATCTTCTGCAGTGGAAATATTTTAGGGGTTATTTTCTAGTGCAATAGTAAACACTTGCACTATCAAGCTATGTGCATCGATTCAAGTCTTGAGAGTGACCATTTCATGCAAAGAATATCTGAGCGGTAGAAATGTATGCAAACCATCCCTCCCAACACTACTTAGGTAGGACCAACACTAGGATTAGACCATTAAATTGGAAAGTACGATTTGAGGTTTTTTTAGGTAAACAAAATTTTACGCCCTCCCAATATTGGTCTCAACTCTTGACCTTAACCTGCATCCCTTGGTTAATGTGGGAGGAGATGTCATTTGGTCCAAAGGCCATTGGCAAAGTACGTtccaagtaatttttttatatatagatatttatGTGCTGAGAACATGAAATAGGCTATAGAATACATGAAGTGTTCAACAGAAATTCTTCTCTTCGAGTTAATTTTGGACACCAAATATTTTACCTGAGCTTGGTGAATGTCCAGGTTCTCGCTCGCCTTGCTCCTTTTGAGAGAGGGATATTCGAGGATTATGTGGCTAACTTTTGGTGCACCACTTCAGTTCTTataaaatggaagaaaatgttCGCAACAGAATCGCTGAAGCTTTTTAGCCTGGGTGCGACTATTTCGAGTTGTCTGCCTTCAATGGTTCAGCAGATATGGGCGCCAAGCAGCCAAGGTTTCCTTTATGGACTACTGAATAGTGCATTCTCATTCTATATGTTCTCATTCCAAGGTAGGtcaaaatatattgtttaacattctttttctaatttatatttttccatagTGAGTATGTAACAGTTATTTGCATTGGTGGCTGATGTTTTAATCTGCAGTGCATGAGAAGTCAATTTTGCTGCCTCTCCTGCCTGCAACCCTTTTGGCACTTGAAGAGCCTTTTCTACTTAAATGGATTACACTTAATGCCTTGTTCTCTATGTTCCCTCTTCTATGTCGTGACAAACTGGTTCTGCCATACATTGCACTATCTGCACTCTTCATCCTTATTTGTCATCATGTGCCAGACAGAAGACAAGATAGAAAGGAGACACGTTCCTTCAATTCATTTATGACAACCTTTCTTGTATTCTGCTCTGTTGTTCTTCATGGCGTTTACTTAACCATGGATCCTCCAAGTAGATATCCTTTCCTTTTTGAGGCTGTGATTATGCTTCTTTGCTTTTCACAGTTCATGTTTCTTGCTTTTTACTCTAATGCAAAGCAATGGATGTTGTTGAAACACACCATTTTGATggataaagaaaagaaacttcTTTGATCCTTTGCTTGAAAAATTAGGTTCATTCTGTTACTGCTTCTTCTTGGTTTCAGTCGTTGGGGGCAGCAAACTCTTGTAATTTGTGTTGATTTATGAAGGGGAGAAGAAACTTGCCCCTTGtcatgtcttttttcttttttcttttttccatgtTGGTGTTGTATGCTGTGTTTACTTACCTtaacgaaaaagaaaaggtgcTGTCGTCCTTGCTTCACAGATGGCGGCAAAATCTTTACGTTTTGTAGTGCGAGCCCCTATCACTTAGACCCACGGCTGTATATCGGAGACCTCGCCCtgggtattttggtattttttcatATCACATTAAGggtataatatatttttcttgcGAGTGTAGTTGCCTCTATATTTTATGGTTCGGTCTAGATATTTTTACTTAATCACAGCATGTGATATTCTTTACCATTGGAATGGAAGTATGGGGCTCAGCCCGTCAGGACCACGGGTCCATCTAACACTTAATTTTCATTGGCATACATGAGTAATCCAAGGAAATTGGATACTACTAAAATGGAAGTGAGGGTTGAGCCTACCAAGCCCACAAGACAACCAACCCAAACGCGACCCTAATCGGACTAGCGAACTCACCAAAACCCCACCTTACGTGAAGCACACATCCAAGAGGGAAATTCCATATTAGGCAAACCAACCTCTATGAAAAGCAATATATGCACCCATTTAGGAAAGACCATTCATTAAAAGAAGGCGGATCAAAATCACCTACACAAACGGAGGTCAAATTAATGGCTCGTTTGACGACAATTGCCTTATGAAGGCACACAACATAAATGATATCTAGTTTATATAAGGCCAGTAGGAGGCTAGACCAAGTATACTATCATCCCTCCcttaatattatttatcttttatcttatACCTCATATtttactgacttaagcatcgaagGTGGCACCGCCGTCCCCTCTCTTTTTGCGGCTTACCATTCTAACGTTTGGTTGTCTTGTAGGAATCCTAGATCAAGGATTAGGCATATATAGTCACTAATTGATTTTCTGCATCAACAGCCACCAAAAAAatgctattaatttttttttttttttcacgttttGTTGACTATTTAAATattgaacttttattttattgaccAATATAGTGCATTCAAACTATGAGCTCTTATTAGCCATGCTATTGTCATTCTTGAAAAGCAGAATCTTCATTTGATATGGTTTTACAtatcattgaaattttttttaaaaaaaaaaaaaaaagtaaaaaaaattatattcttatcATTTTGGGCGCAGAAAGGAGACATTGCAATATGCCTGTAGTTTCTCcaaagtttttcttttactCGTTACACATGTTAACTCCTCCGTCGGTAAACTACCTTGGATACATTTGACTGAAATGTCACTC from Corylus avellana chromosome ca1, CavTom2PMs-1.0 encodes the following:
- the LOC132167230 gene encoding probable dolichyl pyrophosphate Man9GlcNAc2 alpha-1,3-glucosyltransferase isoform X2; the protein is MGILRHRGIGWRSPLICHPRNGILTVQAMISATGDLTILPLLPTRVMSMACFSDSSILKQFLFSLLEATSLILVLYFIAVYYAGHSNGRKTDIAWHIAIMLLNPCLVLIDHGHFQYNCISLGLTVAAVAAVLSEKELLACFLFCLGLNHKQMTAYFAPAFFSHLLGKCLRRQNPLLEVSKLGLVVLGTFALVWWPYLHSMEAFLRVLARLAPFERGIFEDYVANFWCTTSVLIKWKKMFATESLKLFSLGATISSCLPSMVQQIWAPSSQGFLYGLLNSAFSFYMFSFQVHEKSILLPLLPATLLALEEPFLLKWITLNALFSMFPLLCRDKLVLPYIALSALFILICHHVPDRRQDRKETRSFNSFMTTFLVFCSVVLHGVYLTMDPPSRYPFLFEAVIMLLCFSQFMFLAFYSNAKQWMLLKHTILMDKEKKLL
- the LOC132167230 gene encoding probable dolichyl pyrophosphate Man9GlcNAc2 alpha-1,3-glucosyltransferase isoform X1 → MEKKRGRKVMEDKEEVAHKGIAASFLCIAVFAFLVRVAVSLHPYSGAGNPPKYGDFEAQRHWMEITLNLPPKEWYSNSTSNDLSYWGLDYPPLTAYQSYVHGLLLRFFHPEAVSLFASRGHESYLGKLLMRWTVLSSDALVFFPAVLYFIAVYYAGHSNGRKTDIAWHIAIMLLNPCLVLIDHGHFQYNCISLGLTVAAVAAVLSEKELLACFLFCLGLNHKQMTAYFAPAFFSHLLGKCLRRQNPLLEVSKLGLVVLGTFALVWWPYLHSMEAFLRVLARLAPFERGIFEDYVANFWCTTSVLIKWKKMFATESLKLFSLGATISSCLPSMVQQIWAPSSQGFLYGLLNSAFSFYMFSFQVHEKSILLPLLPATLLALEEPFLLKWITLNALFSMFPLLCRDKLVLPYIALSALFILICHHVPDRRQDRKETRSFNSFMTTFLVFCSVVLHGVYLTMDPPSRYPFLFEAVIMLLCFSQFMFLAFYSNAKQWMLLKHTILMDKEKKLL